A genome region from Arthrobacter sp. V1I9 includes the following:
- a CDS encoding biotin carboxylase N-terminal domain-containing protein codes for MSANLEQSARPAQSTLTKVLIANRGEIAVRIIRAARDEGIASVAVYADADRDALHVRLADEAYALGGSTAAESYLVMDKIIDAARQSGADAIHPGYGFLAENAQFAARVIEAGITWIGPSPEAISALGDKVQARHIAEKVGAPQVPGTADPVQSAEEILDFVDQYGFPVAIKAAFGGGGRGIKVARSRDEIPELFESAVREATAAFGRGECFIERFLDAPRHVETQCLADAHGNVVVVSTRDCSLQRRNQKLVEEAPAPFLTEEQNRRLYESSKAILKEAGYLGAGTCEFLVGQDGTISFLEVNTRLQVEHCVSEEVTGIDLVREQFRLARGEELGYGDPEVRGHSFEFRITGEDPGRNFLPAPGTLRVLKNPTGPGIRIDSGVEEGDVISGNFDSMLSKLIVTGASRPQALQRARRALAEMVVEGIPTVIPFDLAVVSDPAFAPAEGPFSIHTRWIETEFVNNLPAWTPDGGAGTEADAEERQRVVVEVGGKRLEVVLPASLGTVGTGTAGAAAKPGKSKKRVRSGGTAAATGNALTSPMQGTIVKVAVSDGDVVAEGDLVVVLEAMKMEQPLTAHRSGTITGLTAAPGETVSAGAVIATIED; via the coding sequence TGCTGATCGCCAACCGCGGTGAAATCGCGGTGCGCATCATCCGCGCCGCCCGTGATGAAGGCATCGCCTCCGTTGCCGTCTACGCGGACGCAGACCGTGACGCCCTGCACGTCCGCCTTGCTGACGAGGCCTACGCGCTGGGCGGCAGCACCGCCGCCGAATCCTACCTGGTGATGGACAAAATCATCGACGCCGCCCGCCAGTCCGGTGCGGACGCCATCCACCCCGGCTACGGCTTCCTGGCCGAAAACGCGCAGTTCGCTGCCCGCGTGATCGAGGCAGGCATCACCTGGATCGGTCCCTCGCCCGAGGCCATCTCCGCCCTCGGCGACAAGGTCCAGGCCCGGCACATCGCCGAGAAGGTGGGCGCACCCCAGGTTCCAGGCACCGCAGACCCGGTCCAGTCCGCCGAGGAAATCCTTGACTTCGTGGACCAGTACGGGTTCCCCGTGGCCATCAAGGCCGCTTTCGGCGGCGGCGGCCGCGGCATCAAGGTTGCCCGCAGCCGCGACGAGATTCCCGAACTTTTTGAATCCGCTGTCCGCGAAGCCACCGCAGCCTTCGGCCGCGGTGAGTGCTTCATCGAGCGCTTCCTGGACGCACCCCGCCACGTCGAGACCCAGTGCCTGGCGGACGCCCACGGCAACGTGGTGGTGGTTTCCACGCGCGACTGCTCGCTGCAGCGCCGCAACCAGAAGCTTGTGGAGGAAGCCCCGGCTCCGTTCCTTACCGAGGAACAGAACCGCCGCCTGTACGAGTCCTCCAAAGCCATCCTGAAGGAGGCCGGCTACCTTGGCGCCGGCACCTGCGAATTCCTGGTGGGCCAGGACGGCACCATCTCCTTCCTTGAGGTGAACACCCGCCTGCAGGTGGAGCACTGCGTTTCCGAGGAAGTCACCGGCATCGACCTGGTGCGCGAGCAGTTTCGCCTGGCCCGCGGCGAGGAACTTGGCTACGGCGATCCCGAGGTCCGCGGCCACTCCTTCGAATTCCGCATCACCGGCGAAGACCCGGGCCGGAACTTCCTGCCGGCCCCGGGCACACTCCGGGTCCTGAAGAACCCCACGGGCCCCGGCATCCGCATCGACTCCGGCGTAGAGGAGGGCGATGTAATCAGCGGCAACTTCGATTCCATGCTTTCCAAGCTGATCGTGACGGGGGCGAGCAGGCCGCAGGCCCTCCAGCGCGCCCGCCGCGCCCTGGCGGAAATGGTGGTGGAAGGCATCCCAACGGTGATTCCGTTCGACCTCGCCGTGGTTTCGGACCCCGCATTCGCGCCGGCCGAGGGCCCCTTCAGCATCCACACCCGCTGGATTGAGACTGAATTCGTCAACAACCTCCCGGCATGGACCCCCGACGGCGGCGCCGGCACCGAGGCTGACGCCGAGGAGCGGCAGCGCGTGGTGGTTGAAGTTGGCGGCAAACGCCTCGAGGTAGTCCTCCCGGCCTCGCTCGGGACGGTGGGAACCGGCACCGCCGGCGCCGCAGCGAAGCCCGGCAAGTCGAAGAAGCGCGTCCGCTCGGGAGGCACGGCTGCAGCCACCGGCAACGCGCTGACCTCCCCCATGCAGGGCACCATCGTCAAGGTCGCCGTTTCCGACGGTGACGTGGTGGCCGAGGGCGACCTCGTAGTGGTCCTTGAGGCGATGAAGATGGAGCAGCCGCTTACCGCGCACCGCTCCGGAACCATCACCGGCCTGACCGCCGCACCCGGCGAAACAGTGTCAGCCGGCGCCGTCATCGCCACCATCGAAGACTAG
- a CDS encoding nuclear transport factor 2 family protein, producing the protein MLAPSFEEEVDRYHLAVPEITRGDPGPIKELYSRLDDVTLANPFGGIARGWAQVEARLDQAARQFQDGEMLGFDTITSYTARDTAFLVETEHFRARLDGAAVAEEFALRVTSVFRREEGYWKLLHRHADPAARPQSRRSLSQPAAN; encoded by the coding sequence ATGCTCGCGCCCAGCTTTGAAGAAGAAGTGGACCGCTACCACCTCGCCGTCCCCGAAATCACCCGGGGAGACCCGGGACCCATCAAGGAGCTGTACTCCCGCCTCGACGACGTCACGCTGGCGAACCCATTCGGCGGCATCGCCCGCGGCTGGGCCCAGGTGGAAGCCCGGCTGGACCAGGCGGCCCGGCAGTTCCAGGACGGTGAAATGCTCGGATTCGACACCATCACGTCCTACACCGCCCGTGACACTGCCTTCCTGGTGGAGACGGAACATTTCCGTGCACGGCTGGACGGCGCCGCCGTCGCCGAGGAGTTCGCGCTTCGGGTGACCAGCGTCTTCCGCCGTGAGGAAGGGTACTGGAAGCTGCTGCACCGCCACGCCGACCCGGCTGCCCGGCCGCAGTCCCGCCGGTCCCTCAGCCAGCCCGCCGCCAACTGA
- a CDS encoding glutamine amidotransferase, whose protein sequence is MLPFLLLASRAEDAAAEDEYAAYLRYGGLEPSELLRIRLEAAPLPELDLDSYSGVIVGGSPFTSSDPPEHKTPAQHRVERELSGLLDQLVARDFPFLGACYGVGTLGRHQGAVIDRTFGEPLGAAGIELTDAGLTDPVLSGMPRTFTAFTGHKEACTVLPAHAVLLARSAACPVQMFRIRTNLYATQFHPELDAEGLCTRIDIYRHAGYFPPESAEQLMDDARQFTVTEPMNILKNFVARYASGT, encoded by the coding sequence ATGTTGCCTTTCCTGCTCCTGGCGTCAAGGGCCGAAGACGCAGCTGCCGAGGACGAGTACGCCGCCTACCTCCGGTACGGCGGATTGGAACCCTCCGAGCTGCTGCGCATCCGGCTGGAGGCCGCTCCCCTGCCCGAACTGGACCTTGACAGCTACTCGGGCGTGATCGTGGGCGGCAGCCCGTTCACGTCCAGCGACCCGCCCGAACACAAGACTCCCGCGCAGCACCGTGTGGAGCGCGAACTGTCCGGGCTCCTGGACCAGCTGGTGGCCCGGGACTTCCCGTTCCTCGGTGCCTGCTACGGCGTCGGCACCCTCGGGAGGCACCAGGGCGCCGTGATCGACAGGACCTTCGGCGAACCACTCGGCGCCGCCGGGATTGAGCTGACGGACGCCGGCCTGACGGATCCGGTGCTCAGCGGCATGCCCAGGACGTTCACCGCCTTCACGGGGCACAAGGAAGCCTGCACCGTCCTGCCCGCGCACGCCGTGCTGCTGGCGAGGTCTGCCGCGTGCCCGGTCCAGATGTTCCGCATCCGCACCAACCTCTACGCCACCCAGTTCCACCCCGAGCTCGACGCCGAAGGCCTCTGCACCCGCATCGACATCTACCGGCATGCGGGCTACTTTCCGCCGGAATCGGCCGAGCAGCTGATGGACGACGCCCGGCAATTCACGGTCACCGAACCCATGAACATCCTGAAGAACTTTGTGGCCCGCTACGCCTCGGGCACATAA
- a CDS encoding MFS transporter, whose translation MSSTDTSTVPGSPQPVNSRGRVIVASLIGTTVEFYDFYVYATAAVLVFPQLFFPNQNETTQLLSSFAVFGVAFVARPLGSIVFGHFGDKFGRKGTLVASLLTMGIATFLIGCLPTALVPGWGFWAPALLVVMRFAQGLALGGEWSGAALLATENAPANKRAIYGTFPQLGAPIGFIIANVIFLVFSYSLSPADFQSWGWRVPFLLSAVMVIIGLYVRLKLIETPAFTKVIESNEVAKLPLGRVFKTSWRQLILGTFIMLATYVLFYLMTTFTLTYGTRPASLEAARAAAEKAGKPMTEAAAAAFVPGLGFTRNDFLWMLIAGVVFFGIFTLVSGPLAEKYGRRKMLLAVTGGIFVFGLLFVPLFSGGFVGTMALLVIGFSLMGLTFGPMGALLPELFPTNVRYTGSAVSYNFSSILGAAVAPFIAVALWELADGSPVLVGVYLTAMSVLTLIALFVSKETRDVDYENNVA comes from the coding sequence ATGTCATCCACCGATACCTCCACGGTGCCCGGATCCCCGCAGCCGGTGAACTCACGCGGCCGCGTGATCGTCGCCAGCCTGATCGGCACCACGGTTGAGTTTTACGACTTCTACGTCTATGCCACCGCGGCCGTCCTGGTTTTCCCGCAGCTGTTCTTCCCCAACCAGAACGAAACCACGCAGCTGCTGAGCTCCTTTGCCGTATTTGGCGTCGCGTTTGTCGCCCGACCGCTCGGCTCCATTGTCTTTGGCCACTTCGGCGACAAGTTCGGCCGCAAGGGCACCCTGGTGGCATCACTGCTGACTATGGGCATTGCCACGTTCCTGATCGGCTGCCTGCCCACCGCGCTGGTTCCCGGCTGGGGTTTCTGGGCTCCGGCCCTGCTGGTGGTTATGCGTTTCGCCCAGGGCCTGGCCCTGGGTGGCGAATGGAGCGGCGCTGCGCTGCTGGCCACGGAGAATGCTCCGGCCAACAAGCGGGCCATCTACGGCACCTTCCCCCAGCTGGGCGCCCCCATCGGCTTCATCATCGCCAACGTGATCTTCCTGGTCTTCAGCTATTCACTGTCCCCGGCCGACTTCCAGTCCTGGGGCTGGCGCGTGCCCTTCCTGCTCAGCGCCGTGATGGTCATCATCGGCCTCTACGTCCGCCTGAAACTGATCGAAACCCCGGCCTTCACCAAGGTGATTGAGTCCAACGAAGTGGCCAAGCTGCCACTGGGCCGGGTATTCAAGACCAGCTGGCGCCAGCTGATCCTCGGTACGTTCATCATGCTTGCCACCTACGTGCTCTTCTACCTGATGACCACGTTCACCCTGACCTACGGCACGCGCCCCGCCAGCCTCGAGGCAGCCCGGGCCGCCGCAGAAAAGGCCGGGAAACCGATGACCGAGGCCGCCGCGGCAGCCTTCGTTCCGGGCCTGGGCTTCACCCGCAACGACTTCCTCTGGATGCTGATCGCCGGCGTCGTCTTCTTCGGCATCTTCACCCTGGTCTCCGGACCGCTGGCCGAAAAGTACGGGCGCCGCAAGATGCTGCTTGCGGTCACCGGCGGCATCTTCGTTTTCGGCCTGCTTTTTGTCCCGCTGTTCAGCGGCGGGTTCGTTGGCACCATGGCCCTGCTGGTCATCGGCTTCTCCCTGATGGGCCTGACCTTCGGGCCGATGGGGGCGCTGCTGCCGGAGCTGTTCCCCACGAACGTCCGCTACACAGGATCGGCCGTGAGCTACAACTTCTCCAGCATCCTGGGCGCAGCGGTGGCTCCGTTCATCGCCGTTGCCCTGTGGGAACTGGCGGACGGCAGCCCGGTACTGGTGGGTGTCTACCTGACCGCCATGTCCGTGCTGACCCTCATCGCCTTGTTCGTCAGCAAGGAAACCCGCGACGTGGACTACGAGAACAACGTGGCCTGA
- a CDS encoding MFS transporter, translating into MTVDRTADAGPGNSLDLDEAARPGTAASASAQPGSIRTSEAPVLEFRPGRWIANWDAENKEQWESAGRSIARRNLNWSIFAEFLGFVVWQLWSIVVVQLPAAGFNFSTSEIFWLISMPSLVGATLRIPYTFMVPRFGGRNWTIVSALLLLIPSIGLALCVSNPETPFGVMLLVAALAGFGGGNFASSMANITFFYPAREKGWALGLNAAGGNMGAAVAQLAVPIVITLLAVGTVNLPMAGWMWVPFILVAAFGAWKFMDNLTSAKGDIAGSVAALKEPHLWIMALLYIGTFGSFIGFAGVFPKLIKDYFPAFSSIGVGTVALSLAFLGPLVGSLARPYGGRMADRMGGARMTVAAFASMAVITLTMIWTLPLKNFWLFLVLFLMLFTASGFGNGATYRMIPVIFATSSRAARNGASSVATQRLASSALGLISAIGAYGGFVIPQVLNASNTASGSYTPAFYGFVGAYVLMLVVCWAYYIRNANRNAMGHV; encoded by the coding sequence GTGACTGTTGACCGCACCGCTGATGCCGGCCCCGGCAATTCCCTGGATCTGGACGAAGCCGCAAGGCCCGGAACCGCCGCATCCGCCAGCGCACAGCCCGGCTCTATCCGCACTTCAGAAGCCCCCGTCCTTGAATTCCGCCCCGGCCGCTGGATCGCCAACTGGGATGCCGAGAATAAGGAACAGTGGGAATCCGCCGGCCGCTCCATTGCCCGCCGCAACCTCAACTGGTCAATCTTCGCCGAGTTCCTCGGTTTCGTTGTATGGCAGCTCTGGTCCATCGTGGTGGTCCAGCTGCCCGCCGCCGGCTTCAACTTCTCCACTTCCGAAATCTTCTGGCTAATCTCCATGCCCAGCCTGGTGGGCGCAACCCTGCGCATCCCCTACACCTTTATGGTTCCGCGCTTCGGCGGCCGCAACTGGACCATCGTGTCCGCCCTGTTGCTCCTGATTCCCTCCATCGGCCTGGCCCTGTGCGTCTCCAACCCGGAAACCCCGTTCGGTGTCATGCTGCTCGTGGCAGCCCTCGCCGGCTTCGGCGGCGGAAACTTTGCCAGCTCCATGGCCAACATCACCTTCTTCTACCCGGCCCGGGAAAAGGGCTGGGCGCTGGGCCTGAACGCCGCCGGCGGCAACATGGGCGCCGCCGTCGCACAGCTCGCTGTCCCGATCGTGATCACCCTGCTCGCCGTGGGCACGGTCAACCTGCCCATGGCCGGCTGGATGTGGGTGCCGTTCATCCTGGTTGCGGCCTTTGGCGCCTGGAAGTTCATGGACAACCTCACCAGCGCCAAGGGGGACATCGCAGGTTCGGTGGCAGCACTGAAGGAACCGCACCTGTGGATCATGGCCTTGCTGTACATCGGTACCTTCGGCTCCTTCATCGGCTTCGCGGGTGTGTTCCCCAAGCTGATCAAGGACTATTTCCCGGCCTTCTCCTCCATCGGAGTGGGCACGGTAGCACTCTCGCTGGCGTTCCTCGGACCGCTGGTGGGCTCCCTGGCCCGTCCGTACGGCGGACGCATGGCCGACCGCATGGGCGGCGCCCGGATGACCGTGGCTGCTTTCGCTTCCATGGCCGTCATCACGCTCACCATGATCTGGACCCTGCCGCTGAAGAACTTCTGGCTCTTCCTGGTCCTCTTCCTGATGCTCTTCACCGCCAGCGGCTTCGGAAACGGCGCCACCTACCGGATGATCCCGGTCATCTTCGCCACCTCCAGCCGGGCAGCCCGGAACGGGGCAAGCTCAGTGGCAACCCAGCGCCTCGCGTCGTCGGCGCTCGGCCTGATCTCCGCCATCGGCGCCTACGGCGGGTTTGTCATCCCGCAGGTACTGAACGCCTCCAACACCGCCAGCGGATCGTACACACCCGCCTTCTACGGCTTCGTCGGGGCTTACGTCCTGATGCTGGTTGTCTGCTGGGCCTACTACATCCGCAATGCCAACCGAAATGCGATGGGACACGTCTAA
- a CDS encoding molybdopterin oxidoreductase family protein, translating into MTKSADTHCPYCALQCAMTLTSPAGLAPASQPGPVPVTVLPLPASAAKNAPVLQVSGRDFPTNRGGLCRKGWTSTSLLNHPGRITEPLLKGADGVHRPISWDQALELAVGAVKDARARYGRDSVGVFGGGGLTNEKAYMLGKFARLALGTSRIDYNGRFCMSSAAAAGMRAFGVDRGLPFPLEALDTASTILMLGSNVAETMPPFVQHLKGTRDAGGLIVVDPRRSPTAAFTADGGGLHLQPLPGTDLALLLGISHVVIHENLVDTPYIEERTSGYSAVVRSVNSFWPERVQSITGVPAELIRETARRLAEGARKGGSYILTGRGVEQHVDGTDTATAAINLSLLLGLPGSASSGYGTLTGQGNGQGGREHGQKADQLPGYRKITDPAARAHVAGVWGVPEDLIPGPGLPAVQLLQSLGQPDGVRCLFVHASNIAVASPDANAVINGLRSLDFLVVCDFFMSETAAEADLILPVLQWAEEEGTLTNLEGRVLRRRRALTPPAGARSELWIMARLAQALDAPSTYSEDPETVFEELRLASAGGLADYSGINYAMLDRGEAAYWPYPAGSNGTPRLFREKFAHSDGKAVMTPVTPRRRRTPGANPDPAAKTMTLITGRLLEHYQSGAQTRRVSELLEARPEAKLQLHPAAAASMGITEGAFVSVANERGEVLCRAELSPAIRPDTVFLPFHFPELESANRLTEAATDPISGMPEFKFNTVWVRPVAAPVSTNVLQTMEAS; encoded by the coding sequence ATGACCAAAAGCGCCGACACGCACTGCCCTTACTGCGCCCTGCAGTGCGCCATGACGCTCACGTCTCCAGCGGGGCTGGCCCCGGCTTCCCAGCCGGGGCCAGTCCCCGTGACTGTCCTGCCCCTCCCGGCGTCTGCGGCCAAAAACGCGCCAGTCCTTCAAGTCAGCGGCCGGGACTTTCCCACCAACCGCGGCGGCCTCTGCCGCAAAGGCTGGACCTCCACCTCGCTCCTGAACCATCCGGGCCGGATCACCGAGCCCCTCCTGAAGGGCGCCGACGGCGTCCACCGCCCCATCAGCTGGGACCAGGCGCTTGAACTCGCAGTAGGCGCCGTGAAGGACGCCCGCGCCCGCTACGGCCGGGACTCGGTGGGCGTGTTCGGCGGCGGCGGCCTCACCAATGAGAAGGCCTACATGCTGGGAAAGTTTGCCCGGCTCGCCTTGGGGACTTCCCGGATCGATTACAACGGCCGTTTCTGCATGTCCTCCGCTGCGGCCGCAGGGATGCGGGCCTTCGGCGTGGACCGCGGCCTGCCGTTCCCGCTCGAAGCCCTGGACACCGCCAGCACCATCCTGATGCTTGGTTCCAACGTGGCCGAAACCATGCCGCCCTTCGTGCAGCACCTGAAGGGAACGCGCGACGCCGGCGGGCTGATTGTGGTGGATCCCCGCCGTTCACCCACGGCTGCTTTTACGGCCGACGGCGGCGGTCTCCACCTCCAGCCCCTGCCGGGCACCGACCTTGCCCTCCTGCTGGGCATCTCCCACGTGGTCATCCACGAAAACCTGGTGGACACCCCCTACATCGAGGAACGCACCTCGGGCTACAGCGCCGTGGTCCGCAGCGTGAACTCCTTCTGGCCTGAACGGGTGCAGTCCATCACCGGCGTCCCGGCGGAACTGATCCGGGAGACCGCACGCCGGCTCGCGGAAGGCGCACGCAAGGGCGGCAGCTACATCCTCACCGGCCGTGGCGTGGAGCAACATGTCGACGGCACGGATACCGCCACGGCAGCCATCAACCTCAGCCTCCTGCTCGGACTGCCCGGTTCGGCCAGCAGCGGCTACGGCACCCTCACCGGCCAGGGCAACGGCCAGGGCGGGCGCGAGCACGGCCAGAAGGCCGACCAGCTCCCCGGCTACCGCAAGATCACCGACCCCGCCGCCCGCGCGCACGTAGCCGGCGTCTGGGGCGTCCCGGAGGACCTTATTCCCGGGCCGGGCCTGCCGGCCGTCCAACTGCTGCAGTCACTGGGACAGCCCGACGGCGTCCGTTGCCTTTTTGTCCACGCCTCCAACATCGCCGTGGCTTCCCCCGACGCCAACGCGGTCATCAACGGCCTGCGCAGCCTGGACTTCCTGGTGGTCTGCGATTTCTTTATGTCCGAGACCGCGGCTGAGGCGGACCTCATCCTCCCCGTTCTCCAATGGGCGGAAGAGGAAGGCACGCTGACCAACCTCGAAGGCCGCGTGCTGCGCCGCCGCCGGGCCCTGACTCCCCCGGCCGGAGCCCGCAGCGAGCTCTGGATCATGGCACGGCTGGCGCAGGCCCTCGACGCCCCGTCCACCTACAGCGAAGACCCGGAAACTGTGTTTGAGGAACTCCGGCTCGCCTCGGCCGGGGGGCTCGCCGACTATTCCGGCATCAACTACGCCATGCTCGACCGCGGCGAAGCCGCCTACTGGCCCTACCCCGCCGGCAGCAACGGGACCCCGCGGCTGTTCCGGGAGAAGTTCGCGCACTCAGACGGCAAAGCCGTGATGACCCCGGTGACGCCCCGCCGTCGTCGTACTCCCGGCGCTAACCCGGATCCGGCTGCGAAAACCATGACCCTCATCACCGGCCGCCTCCTGGAGCACTACCAGTCCGGCGCGCAGACCCGCCGGGTATCCGAGCTGCTGGAGGCCCGGCCCGAAGCGAAGCTGCAGCTCCACCCCGCGGCCGCGGCGTCGATGGGCATCACCGAGGGCGCGTTCGTCTCGGTGGCGAATGAGCGCGGCGAGGTGCTGTGCCGGGCTGAACTGAGCCCCGCCATCCGCCCGGACACGGTCTTCCTGCCCTTCCACTTCCCCGAGCTCGAGAGCGCCAACCGCCTCACGGAGGCCGCTACGGACCCGATCTCCGGGATGCCCGAATTCAAGTTCAACACGGTGTGGGTGCGGCCGGTTGCCGCGCCGGTTTCAACCAACGTGCTTCAAACGATGGAGGCCTCATGA
- a CDS encoding FAD-dependent oxidoreductase, protein MSEEVVIVGFGPVAARLVDELLPAVRSGHLNLTVVGAEAEAAYNRVLVADLGVGRTTADVLALSDAAALAAEGVDVRLGVRVRRVDRARQQVLLTDGGAAHYDRLVFATGSRPVIPNLTGINPDPAAPVLPAGVTALRNLRDAEVLRQAVDGGKRVVVLGGGVLGLETALAAAEEGATVTVVHNGPHPLGRNIDRGGGAVLAASLRRCGVRMAGNARSTGVEHNAPDGGFSALLLDDGSAIDGDLLVLSCGVRPRTELAEGCGLSTSAGILVDHRLRAHHEPHIFAIGDCAEVRCPDPDCAQCRNAKGPSGLVGPGWRQAEWLAEYLTLLASAAAVDADLLPELPPEQAGVIVLKARGMNMAVAGDNAAEPWDEEVLTAGAVNGRPRLQIAQWADPEHGRYVKMTTRGGVLEGLVAVGMPRTAAELVGLFERGAELPADRSLLLRLDGPDQLPGASADPQGTVCRCAGVSGAAIAGAVEEGCSTVADVSKATRAGTGCGGCHEDIKGLIEKHFSPAAP, encoded by the coding sequence ATGAGCGAGGAAGTTGTCATTGTAGGGTTCGGGCCGGTGGCGGCGCGGCTGGTTGATGAGCTCCTGCCTGCCGTCCGCAGCGGCCATCTGAACCTCACTGTGGTGGGCGCGGAAGCGGAAGCTGCGTACAACCGCGTGTTGGTTGCCGACCTCGGCGTAGGGCGGACCACCGCCGATGTCCTGGCACTTTCCGACGCCGCCGCCCTGGCCGCGGAAGGTGTGGACGTCCGCCTTGGCGTCCGCGTCCGCCGCGTGGACCGCGCACGCCAGCAGGTCCTCCTGACCGACGGCGGGGCAGCACATTACGACCGCCTGGTCTTCGCTACCGGGTCCCGCCCGGTGATCCCCAACCTGACCGGCATCAACCCGGACCCCGCCGCGCCGGTCCTCCCGGCGGGTGTTACCGCGCTGCGCAACCTTCGTGACGCGGAGGTGCTGCGCCAGGCGGTGGACGGCGGCAAACGGGTAGTGGTGCTCGGCGGCGGCGTCCTGGGGCTGGAGACGGCCCTGGCCGCAGCGGAAGAAGGCGCCACCGTCACCGTGGTCCACAACGGACCCCATCCGCTGGGCCGCAACATTGACCGCGGCGGCGGCGCAGTCCTGGCGGCCAGCCTGCGGCGCTGCGGCGTCCGGATGGCCGGCAATGCGCGGTCCACCGGCGTGGAGCACAACGCGCCCGACGGCGGGTTCTCGGCCCTGCTGCTGGACGACGGGTCGGCAATCGACGGCGACCTCCTGGTCCTCTCGTGCGGTGTCCGTCCCCGCACGGAACTGGCAGAGGGCTGCGGGCTCTCCACGTCCGCAGGGATCCTGGTGGACCACCGCCTCCGGGCCCACCACGAGCCGCACATCTTTGCCATTGGTGACTGCGCTGAAGTCCGTTGCCCCGATCCGGACTGCGCGCAGTGCCGGAACGCCAAGGGCCCGTCCGGGCTTGTCGGGCCCGGGTGGCGGCAGGCGGAGTGGCTTGCGGAATACCTGACCCTGTTGGCGTCCGCCGCGGCCGTTGACGCGGACCTGCTGCCGGAATTGCCGCCCGAGCAGGCAGGCGTCATTGTCCTGAAGGCCCGGGGCATGAACATGGCAGTTGCCGGGGACAACGCTGCCGAACCCTGGGACGAGGAAGTCCTCACTGCCGGTGCAGTCAACGGCCGCCCTCGCCTGCAAATCGCACAGTGGGCCGATCCTGAACACGGCCGCTATGTGAAGATGACCACCCGCGGCGGTGTGCTGGAGGGCCTGGTGGCCGTTGGAATGCCGCGCACGGCCGCGGAACTGGTGGGGCTGTTTGAACGCGGTGCGGAACTGCCGGCCGACAGGTCCCTGCTCCTGCGCCTCGACGGGCCGGACCAGCTTCCGGGCGCTTCTGCCGACCCGCAGGGAACGGTCTGCAGGTGTGCGGGTGTCAGCGGAGCGGCCAT